A single Micromonospora sp. CCTCC AA 2012012 DNA region contains:
- a CDS encoding TetR/AcrR family transcriptional regulator, with product MTSSQSYHHGDLRRALLAAAAEAMAESGPAALSLRDLARRAGVSHAAPAHHFGDKAGLLTALATQGFELLAEALRRAGDDFRESGVAYVCFAVRHRAHFEVMFRPDLHRADDPGLTAARERAGELLRLGVARHTGRGPDVDALAAWSIVHGFATLWLAGALPDRVGPDPETAARTVVGRLFP from the coding sequence ATGACCTCGTCGCAGTCGTACCACCACGGAGACCTACGTCGCGCCCTGCTCGCGGCGGCGGCGGAGGCGATGGCCGAGTCCGGGCCGGCCGCGCTGAGCCTGCGCGACCTGGCCCGTCGCGCCGGCGTCTCGCACGCGGCCCCCGCGCACCACTTCGGGGACAAGGCGGGGCTGCTCACCGCCCTCGCCACGCAGGGCTTCGAGCTGCTGGCCGAGGCGCTGCGGCGGGCCGGCGACGACTTCCGGGAGAGCGGGGTCGCGTACGTGTGCTTCGCCGTCCGACACCGGGCGCACTTCGAGGTGATGTTCCGCCCCGACCTGCACCGGGCGGACGATCCGGGGCTGACGGCGGCCCGCGAGCGGGCCGGGGAGCTGCTGCGCCTCGGGGTGGCCCGGCACACCGGTCGGGGCCCCGACGTCGACGCGCTCGCGGCCTGGTCGATCGTGCACGGCTTCGCCACGCTCTGGCTCGCCGGCGCCCTGCCGGACCGGGTCGGCCCCGATCCGGAGACGGCCGCCCGTACGGTCGTCGGCCGGTTGTTCCCCTGA
- a CDS encoding DoxX family protein translates to MAPLIALLAGTALARIAGLLGVDALDGWHPALRIGLASMFVLTGLAHFRSRRRDLIAMVPPALPRPDLLVTLTGVLELGGALALLAPATARWAAAGLALLMLAMFPANVSAARRRLTLAGRPVTPLGVRTVLQIVFVAAAVAVALGG, encoded by the coding sequence ATGGCACCCCTGATCGCCCTTCTCGCCGGCACCGCCCTGGCCCGGATCGCCGGCCTGCTCGGCGTCGACGCCCTCGACGGATGGCACCCCGCCCTGCGGATCGGCCTGGCGTCGATGTTCGTGCTGACCGGCCTGGCCCACTTCCGGTCCCGGCGCCGGGACCTGATCGCCATGGTCCCGCCCGCCCTGCCCCGGCCGGACCTGCTGGTCACCCTCACCGGCGTGCTGGAACTCGGCGGTGCGCTCGCCCTGCTGGCGCCGGCCACGGCACGGTGGGCGGCAGCCGGCCTGGCGCTGCTCATGCTGGCGATGTTCCCGGCCAACGTCTCGGCCGCACGACGCCGGCTGACCCTCGCCGGCCGGCCGGTGACCCCGTTGGGCGTCCGGACGGTGCTCCAGATCGTCTTCGTGGCCGCCGCGGTCGCGGTCGCTCTCGGCGGCTGA